The genome window GCCAAATATCTGACGCATGCTTCCAGCGCCGCTTTCGCCGCCCCCATGACGTTATAGTTTTTGACCACCCGAACGGAACCGAGATAAGATTGCGTGACGATGCTCCCGCCTTCCGGCATGAGTGGTTTCGCTTCCCTCGCGACGGCGACCAGGGAATACGCGCTAATACTTTGGGCAAGAAGATAGCCCTCGCGCGACGTCTCGACAAACTCCCCCTTCAGTTCCTCCTTATTGGCAAAAGCAACGGAATGCACGACCCCATCGATCCTTCCGACATGCTGACGGATTTCCGAAAAAGCCGCCCGTATGCTTTCATCGCTGGATAGATCGCACTGAACGACCAGCAAAGGGGATATGCTTGTCTCTTCCAAAAGCATTGACAAACGGTTATAGGATCGCTGTTTACGATAAGTAAAAATCAGTTTGGCGCCGGCCGCGTGCAGGGATTTGGCAATGCCCCAAGCGATGCTTCTTTCATTGGCGACACCCATCACAACGATCGTTTTTTCCGCCAACAATCCGTGTTGCATAAGGGTTCCTCCATAAATTTTAGTACCATTATAATCATTATTTCGGAGTTGGGAAATAAATTTTGTGAAAATTTCTAAATTTACTGAAATATATTTAACGGGCTATGAAACAAAAATCCTGGGGACCCCGGGATTGAAAGCTTATGATGCTTTGAGTCACGAAATCAAAAGCATGGTAATGACAGGAAACTTAAGGATGATCAACACTGCGACCAATCCGCAAAACACATAAGGCCATGCGGCTTTCCAGATGTCGTTCATCGTGATTTCATCCGGAGTGACTCCCTTAATAGTGTACAAGAGCAAGCCGACCGGCGGGGTGAGCAGCGAAATTTCCAAAATGAGCAGCATCAGGATTCCGAACCATACCGGATCGATGTTCATCGTCGTGACAATCGGCATGAATATCGGCAGCGTGATCATCATGATCGACACTTCTTCGATAAACATCCCCAATAAGAACACCACGGCCAGCATTCCAACCAGGATCCATAACGGACTAAGAGGCAAATTTGTCACCAATTGCATCAATTGCTGGGTAGCTCCGCTAAACGCCAGCACTTGGCTGAATGCGGTCGATGCCGCAACGATGATCAGGATCATGGCGGTTACCCGCATGGAGTTCATGATCGACTTTTTGATAACCCCCTTATTCATATCGCCCAAAAACCAGGCAACAAGAAACGAAATCAGCGTTCCTACGGAGGCCGCTTCCGTTGGTGTAGTCAGCCCAACAACGATAGCCCCGACCGTCAGAACAATGACCAGACCCAAGGGAAGCACATTCTTGACGGTTTCCGCCAACAGCTGTCGAAACTCAACATGCTCAACTTCATACGCGGGAGCAAGCTTCGGGTTCAACCAGCATCTGCCGATCGTGTACACGGCATACAAGCCCGCCAGCAAGAGTCCCGGCAGCAATCCGGCAATCAGCAGATTGCCGACATTGATTCCCGCCAAGCTGCCGAAAACAACGGTAAGCGTGCTGGGCGGGATCATCATCGCCAAGCTTCCGGATGCCATGATCGGACCGACAATCATCGACTTGTGGTAATTTCTGCGCTGCATTTCAGGCGTCAGCAGCGATCCGAGCATCGCCGTATTGGCAATGGTAGAGCCGCTGAGACTTGCGAATAAAGCGCCGGACACAACGCTCAGCACACTCAATCTCCCGGGGATTTTCCCGAGCCATTTGTCGATGGTGCCGATTGCCTTCAACGCCAGGCCCGAATTGAAAAGGACTTCACCCATCAGCACAAATAAAGGGACAGGCGTCAGTGTAAACGTCGCAACGGAATCGTAAATGCTTCCGATCAGCTGATTGCTGAAGTTCGGTCCAATCACAAAATACATCCCTACAATATCTACAAGCAAAAACGCGATTGCGATTGGAATGCTGCTGAGAAACGCCAGCAGCAACCCGCCGAAAAACAAAATAACGATCAGCCACCACTCCATGAGTTGCACACCTCTATCGATTATTGTCGAGTCCCGGACCCGTTAAAATGTTTGATCACGTTAAACAAAAAGCTGATTGCCATCAACAAAAATCCCAATGCAATGATCGCCAGCAGGAAGTACTTGGGGGTCGACAAAATATTGATGACGACCTCATGATCGACATAGGCTTTATAAGTGCTGTTGAATCCGTACCATGCGAGCAGCAAACTGACCAGAAAAGATAAGCTGCCGGCGAAAATCTCAATGGCAGCCTTGGCTTTGCCCTTTAATATGTGGGGCAGCGCGTCAACCCTGACATGGCTGTTTTTTCCGGCTAAGTACGGCGCGCCCAGGAAAGTGACGAACAGCAAGCTGTAGGCGCTGAGTTCGGTGGCTGCGGCTACCGCCTGGCCAAACAAATAGCGCGATATCGAAGCGCCGAAAATGACAAGCATCAGCCCCACAATAATGATGCCTCCCATCAGGGCAAGAAAGCCCGACAGGAGGTCATTGATTGAGGAGGCTTTAGCCAGCAGACGCGAAAGTGTCTTCATATCTGCCTGATCCTCCTTGAAATGATATCTTTATTGGCCCAGCGCTTGCTTGATTTTAGGACCGTTTGCCGGATCGGTTTTCATGACGGTATCCCAGACGGATTTATAAGCCATGTCGACATAAGTCTTAGCGGTATTCGCATCCAAAGTGATGACTTGAATACCCTCACCCGTAATTTTCTTGCGGTCGTCCTTGGCCAGTTGATCGAAATGCTGAGCCATGTCCTTTTCGACTTCAATGGAAGCTTGTGTAAAGATATCCTGTACATCCTTGGGCAGGCTGTTCCACTTCTCCAAATTCATCAAGCCGATGCAGTCAACTTGATAAAATCCGGGATCGATGACATATTTGGTCAGCTTATCCCAACCGAAATCGCCGATACCGTAAGCGGGCCAGCCGTAGCCTTCGACTACTTTTCTTTCCAAAGCGCTGTATACCTCGCCTGGAGTCGTTGCGACCGGCGCTGCCTTCAAAGCGGTGACAAAATCCTTATAAGCCGCCGTTACGCGAATCGGAACGCCTTTGAAATCTTCGAGGCTTTTGATCGGTTTAACCGTATAAAGGTGGAAATGCACATCGGGAGCGGACCCTCTGACGATGAATCGCGCATTGGCCTGTTTGAAAATCTCGTTCCAAAGATCAGTTACGCCCTTGTCGCGTTCTTCCTGGGGGGTAAGCTTGGACAGCTTTATTGCATTGGCTGCAGGTACCAACGAATCGGTATATCCGGCAGACAGCCATGCGATATCGATCGTACCGTCCTTCACCGCGTTGATTTGATTCATCGTAGGCACGACCTCAGGACCGCCGATATACTTGATTTGAACTTTTCCTTTGCCAAGCACGTTGACTTTTTCAATCAGAGCGAACAATCCGGCGTTGTCGGCAGTTTTTTGCGGCCATGCTGTTACCGCTTTCAAGACGATTTCTTTTGCGGCCGGGGCCTCTGCTTGCGGGCTTTGCGCCGGTTGACCGCTCTGCGCAGGCTGGGCGCTTTGCGCGGGCTGCGGGCTTTGGGATTGTTGCGCGCTTTGAGATGAACATCCAACGAGTGCAGACAGCAAGATCAAACTCAGAATGAGAAATAAAGTTTTCCTTCTCATAGAAAACGGCCTCCCTTTTGTAATTTTTCATTTGTATTCTACTTCTTAAAGCTACAAGAAACAGAGCCAAGTGTTAGCGCTTCCATATGCGGGTTCAGAATTAGGATCCATCGCCTCCCATTCTCGATCAAACTGTTTATTCCCTATAAAATTTGTCGTTACAGCTTTTCTATCATCACGTTGACGACTGCCGAACGTCCGTCTTTGACATGATCAAGCGCTGTCATCAAGGCCGGCTTTAATTGTTTCGGGTCTGTTACTTTTACTGCAAAGGCATCGCCCGCAGCTTCGGCAATACGCTCCAAACTGGAGTTAGTAGGAAATTCAACGTGAAAATCGGAATTCCTCTTTGCGGCGCCGTCCGGATGCACAGCCAGCGTGGAAAGCTTCGGGGACTTCCAACCGCCATTGTTATAAATTACAGTCAGGAATGGCGTTTTATACTTCTCCGCGACCAATTGAACCGCCGAAGGTACGCTGAATACAAAGGAGCCGTCCCCTGTCAAAGCCACGACCGTTCGATCCGGATGGGC of Ferviditalea candida contains these proteins:
- the fabI gene encoding enoyl-ACP reductase FabI, whose translation is MQHGLLAEKTIVVMGVANERSIAWGIAKSLHAAGAKLIFTYRKQRSYNRLSMLLEETSISPLLVVQCDLSSDESIRAAFSEIRQHVGRIDGVVHSVAFANKEELKGEFVETSREGYLLAQSISAYSLVAVAREAKPLMPEGGSIVTQSYLGSVRVVKNYNVMGAAKAALEACVRYLADDLGKYAIRVNAVSSGPIRTLAAKGVSGFNELSSTIASRAPLRRNISQDEVGDATLFFLSPLSRGITGENLHVDGGFHILGV
- a CDS encoding TRAP transporter large permease, which translates into the protein MEWWLIVILFFGGLLLAFLSSIPIAIAFLLVDIVGMYFVIGPNFSNQLIGSIYDSVATFTLTPVPLFVLMGEVLFNSGLALKAIGTIDKWLGKIPGRLSVLSVVSGALFASLSGSTIANTAMLGSLLTPEMQRRNYHKSMIVGPIMASGSLAMMIPPSTLTVVFGSLAGINVGNLLIAGLLPGLLLAGLYAVYTIGRCWLNPKLAPAYEVEHVEFRQLLAETVKNVLPLGLVIVLTVGAIVVGLTTPTEAASVGTLISFLVAWFLGDMNKGVIKKSIMNSMRVTAMILIIVAASTAFSQVLAFSGATQQLMQLVTNLPLSPLWILVGMLAVVFLLGMFIEEVSIMMITLPIFMPIVTTMNIDPVWFGILMLLILEISLLTPPVGLLLYTIKGVTPDEITMNDIWKAAWPYVFCGLVAVLIILKFPVITMLLIS
- a CDS encoding TRAP transporter small permease, whose product is MKTLSRLLAKASSINDLLSGFLALMGGIIIVGLMLVIFGASISRYLFGQAVAAATELSAYSLLFVTFLGAPYLAGKNSHVRVDALPHILKGKAKAAIEIFAGSLSFLVSLLLAWYGFNSTYKAYVDHEVVINILSTPKYFLLAIIALGFLLMAISFLFNVIKHFNGSGTRQ
- the dctP gene encoding TRAP transporter substrate-binding protein DctP → MRRKTLFLILSLILLSALVGCSSQSAQQSQSPQPAQSAQPAQSGQPAQSPQAEAPAAKEIVLKAVTAWPQKTADNAGLFALIEKVNVLGKGKVQIKYIGGPEVVPTMNQINAVKDGTIDIAWLSAGYTDSLVPAANAIKLSKLTPQEERDKGVTDLWNEIFKQANARFIVRGSAPDVHFHLYTVKPIKSLEDFKGVPIRVTAAYKDFVTALKAAPVATTPGEVYSALERKVVEGYGWPAYGIGDFGWDKLTKYVIDPGFYQVDCIGLMNLEKWNSLPKDVQDIFTQASIEVEKDMAQHFDQLAKDDRKKITGEGIQVITLDANTAKTYVDMAYKSVWDTVMKTDPANGPKIKQALGQ